In one Bufo gargarizans isolate SCDJY-AF-19 chromosome 11, ASM1485885v1, whole genome shotgun sequence genomic region, the following are encoded:
- the PTGR2 gene encoding LOW QUALITY PROTEIN: prostaglandin reductase 2 (The sequence of the model RefSeq protein was modified relative to this genomic sequence to represent the inferred CDS: deleted 1 base in 1 codon), giving the protein MRSSVLKQEARARGPRFLTCKSKDEIRKGGSMKVQRIVLASRPGNDGEPATENFRLEETDLAEELSDGQVMAQTLYISVDPYLRCRMNEDTGTDYICYIFSWKISDVLDSGGIGVVEQSRHIHIQPGDVVSSFLWPWQTKCVLEGKSLTKLDPSLVDGHLSHFLGAVGLTGLTAFLGVKEKGHVVPAANQTMVVSGAAGACGSLAGQIGRFLGCARVVGICGTDEKCSVLTSELGFDAALNYKEKVLADKLRSCCPDGVDVYFDNVGGEISDVVISQMTRDSHIILCGQISQYNKDVPYPPPLPPQTEATLKERNITRERFMVLNYADQHEMGVQQLSQWLKTGQLKVKETVVQGIENTAGAFVSMMKGGNLGKQIVELSG; this is encoded by the exons GTTTCTTACGTGCAAAAGTAAAGACGAAATACGAAAAGGTGGGAGCATGAAGGTTCAGAGAATTGTGCTGGCATCTAGGCCAG GAAATGATGGGGAGCCAGCAACCGAAAACTTCCGTCTGGAGGAAACAGATCTCGCAGAGGAGCTCTCGGATGGGCAAGTCATGGCCCAAACCTTGTATATTTCTGTGGATCCTTATCTG cgttgccgcatGAATGAAGACACGGGAACAgattatatctgt tatatattttcgtGGAAAATCTCGGATGTGCTGGACAGTGGTGGTATTGGAGTGGTGGAGCAAAGTAGACACATCCACATTCAACCAGGGGATGTAGTTTCAAGCTTCCTCTGGCCCTGGCAGACAAAATGTGTATTGGAAGGCAAATCTCTGACAAAG CTGGACCCTAGTCTGGTGGATGGGCATCTGTCACATTTTCTGGGCGCAGTCGGGTTAACTGGTTTGACCGCGTTCCTCGGTGTGAAAGAGAAGGGTCATGTGGTTCCTGCCGCTAATCAGACGATGGTTGttagtggcgctgctggagcgtgtGGATCATTGGCCGGACAG ATTGGACGATTCCTCGGCTGCGCTCGCGTTGTTGGAATTTGTGGGACGGATGAGAAATGTTCAGTACTGACCTCAGAGTTGGGTTTTGATGCTGCCTTGAATTACAAGGAAAAGGTTCTTGCGGACAAGTTAAGATCCTGCTGTCCTGACGGAGTGGATGTGTACTTTGACAATGTCGGCGGAGAAATCAGCGATGTTGTAATCAGTCAG atGACGAGGGACAGCCATATCATTTTATGCGGTCAGATCTCACAATACAATAAGGATGTTCCTTATCcaccacctctgcctcctcagacTGAGGCCACCCTGAAAGAGCGCAATATCACAAG GGAAAGATTTATGGTCTTGAACTATGCAGATCAACATGAAATGGGTGTTCAGCAGCTCAGTCAGTGGTTGAAAACCGGACAATTGAAG GTTAAGGAGACTGTGGTTCAAGGAATTGAGAATACggcag GCGCCTTTGTGTCCATGATGAAAGGTGGAAATCTAGGGAAACAGATTGTAGAACTATCTGGATGA